Proteins encoded in a region of the Balneolales bacterium ANBcel1 genome:
- a CDS encoding thioredoxin family protein, with product MARTPSNMVAIGTPAPDFSLPDPAGTLHSRDQIKGKNGLLVVFYCNHCPFVKHIRERFAELASEYMKQGVGIVAINSNDITTHPEDAPEKMAEDIERFGYEFPYLFDESQEVAQDFGAACTPDFFLYDADLTVFYRGQFDDSRPGNDQPVTGADLSAAIEALVRGEEPPQEQKPSIGCNIKWKKSE from the coding sequence ATGGCACGAACACCATCCAACATGGTCGCTATCGGAACTCCGGCCCCTGATTTTTCGCTTCCGGATCCTGCCGGCACCCTGCACTCAAGAGACCAAATCAAAGGAAAAAACGGTTTACTGGTTGTGTTTTACTGCAACCATTGTCCGTTTGTCAAACATATCCGGGAAAGATTCGCCGAACTGGCGTCTGAATACATGAAACAGGGAGTGGGGATCGTCGCCATCAACTCCAACGACATCACCACGCACCCGGAGGATGCCCCCGAGAAAATGGCCGAAGACATCGAACGGTTTGGCTACGAATTTCCATATCTCTTTGACGAATCCCAGGAGGTGGCGCAGGATTTTGGTGCCGCATGCACTCCGGATTTCTTTCTGTACGATGCCGACCTTACCGTGTTCTATCGCGGGCAATTTGATGACAGCCGTCCCGGCAACGACCAGCCGGTAACCGGAGCCGACCTGAGCGCGGCAATCGAAGCCCTTGTTCGGGGCGAAGAGCCGCCGCAGGAACAAAAGCCGTCCATAGGATGCAATATCAAGTGGAAGAAAAGCGAATAA
- a CDS encoding YjjG family noncanonical pyrimidine nucleotidase, which produces MTSESIPGTSGLAGATPDFSKVAFIYFDLDDTLIDHKMAQNRGLEDLWADYPELQEIDPKKFTSVFAEVNNQLWSDYRKNRIDQSTLKRLRFEKTFQEIGVKKPNWREVDARYMEYYSRHWEWIADAREAFISLSGQFPIGVMTNGFTAVQQKKFEFFSLHRYTRHLIISEEAGFLKPDPRIFEFSAKKAGVEPSRLLYVGDSYSSDILGGSQSGWMTAWYNPDGEVPGNCAADTTFRQFSQLIDLLTPSH; this is translated from the coding sequence ATGACCAGTGAATCTATTCCAGGAACAAGCGGGCTCGCCGGCGCAACACCGGACTTTTCAAAAGTGGCCTTCATCTACTTCGATCTGGACGACACGCTGATCGACCACAAGATGGCGCAGAATCGCGGCCTTGAGGATCTCTGGGCCGATTACCCCGAGCTTCAGGAGATCGACCCGAAGAAATTCACTTCGGTGTTCGCGGAAGTCAACAACCAGCTCTGGAGCGATTACCGAAAAAACAGGATCGACCAGTCCACTCTTAAACGCCTTCGTTTTGAGAAAACGTTTCAGGAAATCGGGGTAAAAAAACCCAACTGGAGAGAAGTGGATGCCCGTTACATGGAATACTACAGCCGTCACTGGGAGTGGATCGCCGATGCCAGGGAAGCATTTATCTCCTTGTCCGGGCAGTTTCCGATCGGTGTGATGACCAACGGATTCACCGCCGTCCAGCAAAAGAAATTCGAGTTCTTTTCCCTGCACCGGTACACGCGCCATCTGATAATATCCGAAGAGGCCGGGTTTCTGAAACCCGATCCCCGTATATTTGAGTTTTCGGCAAAGAAAGCCGGAGTCGAACCCTCACGGCTGCTTTATGTCGGCGACTCCTACTCATCCGACATTCTTGGCGGGTCGCAAAGCGGCTGGATGACGGCCTGGTACAACCCCGACGGTGAAGTTCCCGGGAACTGCGCCGCCGATACAACATTTCGCCAGTTTTCTCAGCTAATTGATCTATTAACCCCTTCACACTGA
- the trmB gene encoding tRNA (guanosine(46)-N7)-methyltransferase TrmB: MARTTKLDRYDEILTLPNVTELHHYFDGDHASVRGKWASVFGNANPVTLELACGKGDYALALGRRYPDRNFIGIDIKGDRLWKGASDAIEAGLTNIHFVRARIDHLCNYFAPGDVEEIWITFPDPYEKKKKIRKRLTHPVFLQRYAGILKPSGIIHLKTDSDLLFAFTRKIIDIYGLNVTGCIDNLYALPSLPDELSIQTYYERKHLEKGLSIKYLSFRLDGIREFPDHPALNDLE, encoded by the coding sequence ATGGCTCGCACCACGAAGCTGGATCGGTACGACGAAATACTGACTCTTCCGAATGTCACGGAACTGCACCACTATTTTGACGGTGACCATGCTTCGGTGCGGGGAAAATGGGCTTCGGTGTTTGGAAATGCCAATCCCGTTACCCTGGAGCTGGCCTGCGGAAAGGGGGATTATGCACTGGCGTTGGGCCGGCGATATCCAGACAGAAATTTTATTGGAATCGACATCAAGGGCGACCGGCTCTGGAAAGGGGCTTCTGACGCCATTGAGGCCGGACTGACCAACATCCACTTCGTCAGGGCACGGATCGATCATCTCTGTAACTATTTTGCTCCCGGAGACGTAGAAGAAATCTGGATCACTTTTCCCGATCCCTATGAGAAAAAGAAAAAAATACGCAAACGCCTGACGCATCCCGTTTTTCTGCAGCGATATGCCGGCATTTTGAAGCCCTCCGGCATCATCCACCTGAAAACCGACAGCGACCTGTTGTTTGCATTTACAAGGAAAATCATTGATATTTATGGTTTAAACGTAACGGGCTGTATTGACAACCTGTACGCTCTGCCCTCACTCCCTGATGAGCTGAGCATCCAGACCTACTATGAGCGTAAGCATCTGGAAAAAGGATTATCCATCAAATATCTCTCTTTTCGCCTGGATGGCATCCGCGAGTTCCCCGATCATCCGGCGTTAAATGACCTTGAGTAA